CGCAAGCTGGGCTTCAGTGGACGACCGCGATCTGAGCTGTCGGAGTTCGAACCCGACGCGGTATAAGTTCGGATGTTCTGCAGACCACTTCGAAGGGGATGCAACATCAATCGAGAAAGAGACGCCAACGCTGTCTCCCGCCGGCACGTCGATGGTGGTTGAGGTCGTCTTCACGCGCCGATAGTTAGGATCAAAGAGGTGGGTTCGAAGTTTGTACGTTCCCGCACTGTCAGCGTAGTTCGCAACTTCGGCGTCCACGTGGAGCGTTCCGTTCTCGTAGTTATCGTCAAGACTGGGACGAAGGAAGTAATCGCGGAGGTGAGCGTTTGGCGTCGAGTACAGTGAAACGTCACGGAAGATCCCCGCAAAGTGCCACATATCTTGATTTTCGAGGTAACTTCCGTCGGACCAGCGGAAGACTTGGACACCGATTTCGTTCTCACCGGACTGAAGAGCAGCAGTAACGTCGAACTCTGCGGCAGTCATCGATCCTTTGTCAAAGCCGACGTAGTCGCCATTGATCCACACGAAGTACGCGGATTTCACGCCATCGAAGCGAAGAAACGTCCGACGGTCGTCCATCCATCGATCTGGCACTGTGAACGTCCGCTGGTACGTTCCAACCGGGTTGATGTCGCTTGGGACGGACGGCGGATCGTACGGGGAGAGATCGAGGGTGATGTTTCGGTACATCGAGTGACCGAAGCCGTCGGCTTGCCAGACGCTGGGAACTGTGGTAGTGTCCCACGAACCAACCGTGTCGAATTCGCTGGGTGCGTTCGCTGGATTGAGCGCCCAGTGGAAGTTCCAATTTCCGTTCAACGACTCGAAATACGGGGACTGCTGCCACCGTTGGAGCGGTGATTTGTTCGCTCGATCGTGAGCGAGTGCCGATCTAACCGAGAGGTACGGAACTGTCGGGACGTGGCCCGATTCCTGATTCTCTTCGATCAACTCGGGATTCTCGATATACTCCTCGAGAGGAATATCACCAGGGGACATCGACGGCGTCACCGATGTCGGTGCTGCCGACCCACATTCACTCAGTCCGGGAAGGAGTGCGATACTACTGGTTGCCAGAAATGTCCGACGCGTCATATCGAGCGTCGAGCGTTCCGTGGAGTCGTCTGGGTTCGGAGTTATGTCACTCATGTATATAGTACTTCAACGCTATACCAAATATTAACTCACAACGATATATTTTAAATATTGTTATCAAAATAATTCAATTTTCATATTCGATAGTGCAAATAGCTTAGGGTCGAAGTGTTCTGCTGATGTTCGAGAATAACGAGCGGAGCTGTTCGCTCTCGGGTGAAAACGGAGTGGAGTTAGTTGGGAAAAATGCTCTCAGGAAGATACGCCGAAACCGTCCAGTTCGGTTGGTCAACGACTTCGTTGATTTTGAGGTCGACAATCGCCGAGCAGAGAATATACGCTTTGGCACGCGAAAGCCCGCGTTCGTCGTGGAGGTGCTCGATCATCTGTCGGACAGCCTTCTTTGTAGCTGTCATCAGATCCTCATCAATTCCAGTTGTGCCGTACATCGGTTCGTCTATCCCGGTTGGTGTGTACGGTCCAGTCGTCTCGAACTGCGGTTGGCTGATATCCATGTCTGATCGGATGTCGAAGCGTGCAGTGACGAACATCGGTGCTTCGACGCCCGTGACGCAGACCTCACCATCTCCCTGTGCAGCGTGACAATCTCCGACTGAAAAGAGCGCATCATCGACAGCGACTGGTAAGTAGAGTGTCGAGCCAGCCGTCAGATGTTTCACATCCATGTTGCCCCCGACCGAACGTGGCGGGAGTGTGTCGTGTTCACCCGCCTCCTCTGGTGCGACACCGATCACACCCGGGAATGGATCGAGTGGGATGTCAATGTCGTTCACGAAGTGTCCCACGTCGCCCTCAAGATCCCAAATGTGAAGCCCCGGATCCGAAAACTCCTCAGGGAGCAATCCGAGATCCATCTCTCCAGGGAAGAATACGTTGTATCCCCACCCCTTGTGCTGGAACGCGAGCAGTTCGACAGCGAGCACGTCACCCGGTTGCGCTCCTTCGACGGCGACCGGCCCAGTCAGTGGATGGACGGGGTCGAAGCTCACGCTGGGAACGTCCGCAGCTGTCGTCTGTACATCGATCTGACCATCCACGGCGTCACGGCACTCGAAGCGGACGACGTCGCCCTGCTCGACCGTGAGGACCGGATCGAGGCTGTTATCCCACACACTGTGGATGTTTTCGTCCGCATCACTCAGTCGATGATCGACGGTGTATCCGTGATCGTGGTGTGTCATACGCCATCATCTAACGTGGCAACAAGGCATAAATCCACGTTCTAACACGCTACCACAGCAATCAGATCAGTACGTCTTTCCGAACGATTGTTCTATTATGAACGTGAGCACGATCATAACTGTTGACATTCCCGCCGACGAGTTCGCGCTTCAGGAGACGCTTGAATCTGTTTCTGATATCGAATTCGAAGTCGAGCGTGTGGCCGCACACGAGGGTGACAGCGTGACACCGTATATTTGGGTCACGTCCGATGTCCTCGATCAAGTAGACGAAGCGTTCGAAAATGATCCCAGCATTAGACACGCTGAATTGCTGGAAACGGTCGACGGATCGTGGCTCTATCGCATGGACTGGATTGAGAAAATTGAACTCATTACGTACATGCTGACAGAAGAAGAGGCGACCGTGATGGATGCATACGGACGAGAAGATCGGTGGACGCTTCGAATTCTCTTTCCCAAGCACGATGGACTGTCACGGACCAATGAGTTCTGTGAGAACGCTGAGCTGACATTTACTGTCAAAACAATCCACGAAATGGAGGCTAACCGACATGGTCGCTTCGGGCTGACTGAGAAACAACACGAGACGCTACAGACGGCGATCGAGAACGGATTTTACGACATTCCACGGAGCGTGACCATCGACGAACTCGCGGGCGAACTCGATGTTACTCACCAAGCGATCTCCGAGCGACTCCGACGTGCACATCGAAACCTCGTGCAGGACGCGCTGCTTCTCGGACCACCGAGAGACGCAAACTGACACAGTTGAAACAGAGCGCAGGAATGTGCAGGCCCAAGCATCAGTTTGGTGTCGGTCGAACGGTGTCTGTGAATTACGAAGCGTTCATAGAGAACGTCGAGAGCCGGTCAGATCTCGACTCACGAAAGGAAGCAGTGACAGCCGCTGACGCGACGCTACAGACGCTCAGTCAGCGTATTTCTCGGGGAGAAGCAACTAATCTCGCCAAACGACTCCCTGACGAACTCGCCGACTCGGTGACCACAGACGAGACCGAGAGTGCCGAAGAGTTCTCAGCTGATGTATTCGTCGAACGAGTCCAAACCTACGAACAGGAGCACACGACACTCGATGCGGCTCACGCCGATCGACATGTACAGGCGGTCCTCGAAAGCCTCTCAGAAGCGATCAATCGCAACGAATGGCGCAGTGTGCGATCGCAACTGCCATCCGACTATGGATCTCTCTATGAAACGAATTGATAGCACGTCGTTATCATATGCTGGAATAGCGCTGTACTGAAGTTTCCCTTCCAGAATATAGGAGAAACCAGAAACAATCGCCCACGGAACGGCCCTGTTCAGTATCTTTAAGAACGGAGGTGTATTTGTCTTGGCTCATGTTGGGTGATGCGATCGCGTTCCCGAAGGCGCGGGAGGGATGGCTACGAACGATCGCAGTCGGCGGATTGTTGTTCGTTACATCGGTTTTCGTGCTGCCGTTACTGTTTCTTCTTGGCTACTCTGTTCGAGTAATCCGGACGGGAGTTGCTGGCGAGACAACGCCACCGACGTTCGAAAAATGGGGTGACCTTCTCGTAAGCGGCTTGAAGCTGTTCACCATACAGCTCATTTACGCGATCGTCGCTCTCTTCAGTCTCACGTTCTCTGCACTCTGTCTCGCACTTCTCCGTCCAGAACTAGCACAAGCGGCCCAAACAGATGCACAGACACCGGAGGCGGTGTCGAATATGCAATTCTCAGCACCTGAACTGACTGTTGTTCTGGTCGCGTATCTTCTTCTCTTCTTGATCGCGTACGTATCACTCGCAGCGACAGCGAGGTTCGCAGAAGAGGACCGATTCAAAGCCGCATTCGAGTTCCGGACCGTCGTTAGAACTGCACTCACGAGCGAATTCTTCGTCGGCTTCGTGCTCTTTCTGGCAGTTGGACTCGTTCTTGGAACGGTCGGTATCATGCTATCGTGGATGATCGTCGGCCTTTTCCTCATATTCTACACATATGTCGTCGCATCCTACCTCATCGGCCGAGGCTACGGGAACGCCAACAAGACAGACAACCCACAGACTGCCCGCAGCGGGACATAACACAATAGAGCATTGGGTAGCATGTTTCAGCTCGTCCACAGATCCGGCTTTGTAATTGAATGATTATTTGAATCGTGATCGGCAGATCAGGACGACCACAGCCTCGTTTTCGGAAGCACCAGCTCTTCGAATCAGATTCCACGAGTGCTGATCGTCGAATCGAGGAAGGACCCGTATCGAGAACAGTAAGCACTTGATGCTCTCGCTGGTAGTTCCACTATGCGAATCGCCGACCGGCAGCGGGTCGAGGGTGGACACGAGCGTATCACGGTCGTGCCCGAAAGCCTCGACGATCTCTGGCATCTCTCGAATGTTCTTGAACCCGGCGACGCGGTCGGGGGCGACACGCACCGCCGCGTCAGACGCGACGACGACCAGCTTCGGGATACAGGAGGCGAGCGCGAGCACATGTACGTCACGATCGAAGTCGATGATGTCGAATTTGCGCGGTTTGCGAACCGTTTGCGCGTCTCTGGAACCATCTCCGACTGTTCGCGTGAGGACCAGCTCGGTTTCCACCACACGCTGAACGTCGAGGAGAACAACGAGATCGAGATCACGAAGCGGTGGAAGCCCGACCAGCTTGAGCGGCTTACGGAAGCCGTCGAAGCGAGTGAGAACCCAGATGTCGCTATTGCGACCGTCGAGGAGGGAGCGGCTCACGTCCACACAGTCGCCCAGTACGGCGCCGAAGAGCGAACGTCCCTTACTGGCCCAACCGGGAAGGGAGAGTACGCACGGTCACGGACTGAACTCTTCTCCGAACTGACAGCGGTGCTATCGCGGATGAGTGTAGACGCGATTATCCTCGCTGGACCGGGCTTTACGAAACAGGACGCATACAAACACATCGAGGAGAACGCACCTGACCTCGCGGAGCTAATCACGATGGTGGATACGAGTTCGGTGGGTGACCGTGGCGTCCACGAGGTGTTGAAACGGGGCGCGGTCGAAGACGTGCAGGCAGAGACGCGCATCGCTCGCGAGGCCGAACTCATCGATCAGTTGATGCAGGAGATCGCGCAAGGAGCACAGGCGACCTACGGGATCGATGGCGTCGCCGAAGCCGCCGAGTACGGAGCAATTGAGACGCTGCTCGTCGTCGATGATCGCCTGCGCGAAGAGCGCGGCGGTGACGGTAAGTGGGATCGTAGCGTCAACGCGCTCCTCGAAACGGTCGATCAGAAAGGTGGAGATATCGTCGTGTTCTCGGGTGAATTCGATCCCGGTGAACAGTTGCACAACCTCGGAGGAATCGCTGCTCTTCTCCGCTATCGCTTGGAGTGAGCGGTTCTTAGCTGCAAGAGCGTGAGGAGACAGCGGAGATGGAATCTACATTCTCTCTTGCCACTCCTCGCGGAGTAGTCCGTACCAGTGGATATCGTGGTACTCACCTCGGAACCACGCTGCCTGCCGGAGTGTGCCTTCGTGCTCGAATCCCAGCGACTCTAACAGATTGATTGAAGCGTCGTTGAAACTACCAGAACGAGCGCTCACTCGCCGAAGATTCCGATCCTCGAACGCGTACTGTATCATACGCGCGGCAGCGTCGGAACCGTACCCTTGGCCGTGATGTTCGGGCGCGAGCCAGTAGGCGAGTTCTGCAGCACGCGATCGAACCGTCTCATCCGGCCCGTACTGGGATCCCGTCAGTGAGATGATTCCCAGCGGTTCCGCACCGTCACAGACGAGACACTGCACGCCATCTGCATCTGAGATCACGCGTTCGAAGAACTCAGCGCCTTGCTTGCGGTTCATCGGGTTGATATCGAGCGCGGCACGCCAGACACGAGGGTCGTTCATACAGCGTTGGATGAATTCGATGTCTGCTTCTTCTGCCGGTCGGAGGGTTATCGTTTCTCCCTCCAGAAAGATTGGTCCTGGCATACTGCATCATGTTACTTGGCGGGGAAAACACTGACGCGGGCGTGTATTCTGCTGTCATTCACCACAAGTCGCACGTGGTCATCACCCACGACGAGCACGACCGAGTCGACTGTAAGGGAGATTACGGAAGTGCAAGGAGAAAGCCCCGTGCTTTAGCGCGGGGATGGATCCGACACTACCTTCCACGAACCACCGTCGATAGCATGGCCTGATATTCTAATAGTTTCTTAAGATAGCGTATTCAATTACAGCTGTAATGGTCACGGTGACTGTCACCGCGAAGTTCCACAACCCATCCCTCTCACGGAGGAAAGAGTGGCAACGCGCTACTCGCCTCTACCGTGACACCAAGCAATTCTGTATCGACGGATGGGAGAATGGCGACTTCGGGAAGTCCGTGACCACTGCCAGCATCGACAACAACCTCTACTCGGCTATTCAGAACCAAGCCATCCGAGAGGCGAAATCCGACCACACCAAGGACGGAGAGGTTCGCTACCGAGAGAGTCAACCGTTCGCCGTCAACAACCAGAATTGGGAAATCGACACGACCGAAAACGGCACAGTCGTCGTCGGCTTCCCGTGCGTCTCTCAATGATAGTACACGCCTATCGAAGTGTACGACGAGATTGCCGACCCCGTAGACCGAATGGTCGAAGGGGACGCCAAGAAGACACGGCTTCAAGTGTACCGACGTGGGGACGACTGGTACTGTACGTTCAACGCCGAGTACGACGCCGACACGTCGGGTGAGACGCCCATCGGTATCGATATTGGTGAACGGCATATCCTCGCTGTGACGGCCTACGGTGAAGGTGAGTCTATGCTGGTGTCGGGTGGTGAGGCGAAGTACGTTCGACGCAAATATCGTTCCCTACGCGATTCGCTTTCGGAAGCGGGTGCGCTTCGCGCACGCAACCGTGTGGGTGACAAAGAACAGCGTCGAATCAAAGATCTGAATCACAAACTCTCCCGTCGTCTCATCACGTTCGCGGAACAGTTCGAGAACCCCGTCATTCGGATGGAAGACCTCGAAGGTGTCCGTGAGAATAGTTCGTGGTCGGGCGTTCACTCATGGCACTTCCATCAACTCCAACAGTTCATCACATACAAAGCCGAACGCGCAGGCATTCGCGTCGAGAAGGTTGACGCCTACCACACCAGCCAGCGATGTTCGGCGTGTGGTTCGATGAGAACCCGTGATGGCGACTACTTTTCCTGTTCGGAGTGCAACCATGGACGACACGCCGACCTGAACGCTTCGGAGAATATCGCACAACGGGAGGGAGAACCATGCACGGGCTAATGGGACGAGTCGAACCGTGCTACCTCGCTGGTTGAATAGCCAGCCGTCGGTGACGCCTGTAGATGACAGGGAGGAAGGCCCCATTGACAGGGCTGGACGCGCTGTAACGCACACCGTTGGTCACAACTCGGTGGCAACCTTCGACAGGTCACGCGAAAGCGTACTTGAACCCGAGGAAACGCGCAACCTGAATATCCACTTCGTGGAATCCTCGCCCTTTAGGGCGGGGGGATGTCAATCGTGTGATCGAACAGCGACTCGCAGTCCATCACGCGCGAACTGAACCTCACCTTCGTAGTGTTTGCCGATCGAGTCGAGCATCGCTTCGTGTCGGTCGTCGGTGTGCGGGTAGAGATGCGTGAGGAACACGCGGTCGATATCCTGTCCGTCCAGCGTTTCTCCGAGTTGCGACGGTGTCGGATGGTTCGATACGTCGATCTCGTCGGGAAACGAGCAGTCGTGTGCGAGCAGAGTAGATCCATCGGCGAACGCTGCCAGATCGTCGAATGCCTCCGAATCTCCGCTGAACGTGAAGACGTTACCATTCTCCTCGAACCGATACGCGAGACAGTACATGGAGTGTCGCGTCTTCATCGCCCGCACGTCGTATCCACAGAGCGAGAACGATCCCGGCTCGATCACGCGGACAGTGAGATCGACCGCATCCTGCATGTACTCGTGAACAGAGAGGAGACCATCAACGAGATCGTCAGTTCCGGGCGGGCCGACAATCTCGAGGTCCTCCTCACCTGCGAGCCAGCGCGCCTTGATGAGCGGAAAGAGATCCGAGACATGATCGAGGTGGTGGTGAGTGAGGAGGACGGTCGAGATGCCCTCGTAGCCGACATCGGTCCGAGAGAGAGCGTGGAGCACACCGCTCCCACAGTCAACGAGGAGCGGCTCTGAACGCTCAGAACCAGTAGACGTGGTATGCTCGCTCGTGGCGTCGGGTTCGAGCAACAGACCGGTCTGGAATCGCTCGCCAGTCGGGAGCGCACTCCCCGTTCCGAGGAACGTAACGTACATACGGTTTCAGTTTCAGTGCGAGGCGAATCAACTTACCGCCAGGATTCAAAGCACGGGTAGTCGATGGGGAGACGAGTGTTCGCCGACGAGGATTTCTCGTACGAATTCGAGTTCGAGTTCGAATTTGAATTTGAATCCGGTTCCGAGTCTGCGTCTGAGTCCGAGTTTGATCCGTCAGCCGTCGAGATCGATGATTGGGCGGCCTTTGATCTGCTGGAGCCCGCTGTTCAAGAGTGGTGGGTCGAGCAGTTTGGCGAATACATTCCCGACAACGGTGGATTTTTCACGCCACCACAGAAGGAAGCCATTCCGCTCATCCACGATCGAACGAATGCGCTCATCTGCGCCCCGACGGGGAGTGGAAAGACACTCGCCAGTCACACCGCCATTGTCAACGAGTTATACCGCCGCGAGCGCGAATCGGGGCTCGAAAACAGCGTTTATTGTCTGTACGTCTCACCGCTGCGCTCGCTCGCAAACGACATCCATCGGAACCTCGAAGTACCGCTCGACGGGATTGCCGCACGGAGCGACCACGACATCGAGATTCGTCACGCGATTCGCCACGGCGATACCGACGATGCAGAACGCCAGCGGATGCTCAAAGAAACGCCGCACATCCTCAACACCACACCCGAGACGCTCGCCATCCTGCTCAACGCGCCGAAGTTCAGAGAGAAGCTCACAACGGTCGAATACATCATCGTCGATGAGATCCACAGTCTTGCTCGCAACAAACGCGGAACCCATCTTGCGGTGAGTCTCGAACGGTTAGAAGAGCTGTGTGAGACCCAACCGACGCGCATCGGGTGTTCTGCGACCATCGAACCGCTCTCGACGATGGGCGAATTTCTCGTCGGACGTGAGGACGGCACCCCAAGAGAGTACGAAATCGTCGATGCACGGTTCGTCCGCGAGTTCGATCTCGAACTCACGTGTCCGACAGCGGATCTCACTGCTACCTCACCGGACGTACTCACGGATCGCTTCTACGATCAGTTGCACGATCTCATTCAATCGCATACGAACACTCTCGTGTTCACCAACACTCGATCCGGGGCAGAACGGGTGTTGTACAATCTGCAAGAGCGGTACGGCTACACCGACGAAAATGCCGGCTGCCACCACGGATCGCTTGGTGCAGAAAAGCGCCGGAAGATCGAGGAGAAGCTAAAGGACGGAGCGC
The nucleotide sequence above comes from Halocatena marina. Encoded proteins:
- a CDS encoding acetamidase/formamidase family protein, translated to MTHHDHGYTVDHRLSDADENIHSVWDNSLDPVLTVEQGDVVRFECRDAVDGQIDVQTTAADVPSVSFDPVHPLTGPVAVEGAQPGDVLAVELLAFQHKGWGYNVFFPGEMDLGLLPEEFSDPGLHIWDLEGDVGHFVNDIDIPLDPFPGVIGVAPEEAGEHDTLPPRSVGGNMDVKHLTAGSTLYLPVAVDDALFSVGDCHAAQGDGEVCVTGVEAPMFVTARFDIRSDMDISQPQFETTGPYTPTGIDEPMYGTTGIDEDLMTATKKAVRQMIEHLHDERGLSRAKAYILCSAIVDLKINEVVDQPNWTVSAYLPESIFPN
- a CDS encoding helix-turn-helix domain-containing protein, translating into MSTIITVDIPADEFALQETLESVSDIEFEVERVAAHEGDSVTPYIWVTSDVLDQVDEAFENDPSIRHAELLETVDGSWLYRMDWIEKIELITYMLTEEEATVMDAYGREDRWTLRILFPKHDGLSRTNEFCENAELTFTVKTIHEMEANRHGRFGLTEKQHETLQTAIENGFYDIPRSVTIDELAGELDVTHQAISERLRRAHRNLVQDALLLGPPRDAN
- a CDS encoding DUF2267 domain-containing protein, whose amino-acid sequence is MSVNYEAFIENVESRSDLDSRKEAVTAADATLQTLSQRISRGEATNLAKRLPDELADSVTTDETESAEEFSADVFVERVQTYEQEHTTLDAAHADRHVQAVLESLSEAINRNEWRSVRSQLPSDYGSLYETN
- a CDS encoding DUF4013 domain-containing protein produces the protein MLGDAIAFPKAREGWLRTIAVGGLLFVTSVFVLPLLFLLGYSVRVIRTGVAGETTPPTFEKWGDLLVSGLKLFTIQLIYAIVALFSLTFSALCLALLRPELAQAAQTDAQTPEAVSNMQFSAPELTVVLVAYLLLFLIAYVSLAATARFAEEDRFKAAFEFRTVVRTALTSEFFVGFVLFLAVGLVLGTVGIMLSWMIVGLFLIFYTYVVASYLIGRGYGNANKTDNPQTARSGT
- a CDS encoding mRNA surveillance protein pelota yields the protein MRIADRQRVEGGHERITVVPESLDDLWHLSNVLEPGDAVGGDTHRRVRRDDDQLRDTGGEREHMYVTIEVDDVEFARFANRLRVSGTISDCSREDQLGFHHTLNVEENNEIEITKRWKPDQLERLTEAVEASENPDVAIATVEEGAAHVHTVAQYGAEERTSLTGPTGKGEYARSRTELFSELTAVLSRMSVDAIILAGPGFTKQDAYKHIEENAPDLAELITMVDTSSVGDRGVHEVLKRGAVEDVQAETRIAREAELIDQLMQEIAQGAQATYGIDGVAEAAEYGAIETLLVVDDRLREERGGDGKWDRSVNALLETVDQKGGDIVVFSGEFDPGEQLHNLGGIAALLRYRLE
- a CDS encoding GNAT family N-acetyltransferase; translated protein: MPGPIFLEGETITLRPAEEADIEFIQRCMNDPRVWRAALDINPMNRKQGAEFFERVISDADGVQCLVCDGAEPLGIISLTGSQYGPDETVRSRAAELAYWLAPEHHGQGYGSDAAARMIQYAFEDRNLRRVSARSGSFNDASINLLESLGFEHEGTLRQAAWFRGEYHDIHWYGLLREEWQERM
- a CDS encoding MBL fold metallo-hydrolase, which codes for MYVTFLGTGSALPTGERFQTGLLLEPDATSEHTTSTGSERSEPLLVDCGSGVLHALSRTDVGYEGISTVLLTHHHLDHVSDLFPLIKARWLAGEEDLEIVGPPGTDDLVDGLLSVHEYMQDAVDLTVRVIEPGSFSLCGYDVRAMKTRHSMYCLAYRFEENGNVFTFSGDSEAFDDLAAFADGSTLLAHDCSFPDEIDVSNHPTPSQLGETLDGQDIDRVFLTHLYPHTDDRHEAMLDSIGKHYEGEVQFARDGLRVAVRSHD